From a region of the Mucilaginibacter auburnensis genome:
- a CDS encoding DUF3467 domain-containing protein: MEEQFDNQLNIELSEEIAEGVYSNLAIVTHSNAEFVMDFIRVMPGIPKAKVKSRIIVTPEHAKRLLMALEDNIAKYEALNGRIKTQSEPEGFPINFGGTMGQA; encoded by the coding sequence ATGGAAGAACAATTTGATAATCAACTTAACATAGAACTTTCAGAAGAAATTGCTGAAGGCGTATACTCAAATCTTGCCATTGTAACGCACTCAAATGCTGAGTTTGTAATGGATTTTATACGGGTTATGCCAGGAATACCTAAGGCGAAAGTTAAATCCAGAATAATTGTAACACCTGAGCATGCCAAGCGTTTATTAATGGCGCTTGAAGACAATATTGCAAAGTATGAGGCTTTAAATGGCCGTATAAAAACGCAATCGGAACCCGAAGGATTTCCAATTAATTTTGGAGGTACAATGGGTCAGGCGTAA
- the rpoC gene encoding DNA-directed RNA polymerase subunit beta' — protein MSYKKDNKIKSNFTTITISLASPEAILERSSGEVLKPETINYRTYKPERDGLFCERIFGPVKDYECHCGKYKRIRYKGIVCDRCGVEVTEKKVRRERMGHINLVVPVAHIWYFRSLPNKIGYLLGLPTKKLDLIIYYERYVVIQPGIKEGDGISAMDFLTEEEYLDILDTLPKENQYLDDKDPQKFVAKMGAEALEELLKRIDLDDLSFKLRHQAATETSQQRKNEALKRLQVVEAFRGSKTRIENNPEWMIVKIVPVIPPELRPLVPLEGGRFATSDLNDLYRRVIIRNNRLKRLIEIKAPEVILRNEKRMLQEAVDSLFDNSRKVNAVKTEGNRALKSLSDILKGKQGRFRQNLLGKRVDYSARSVIVVGPNLKLHECGLPKDMAAELFKPFIIRKMIERGVVKTVKSAKKIVDRKDPLVWDILENVLKGHPVLLNRAPTLHRLGIQAFQPKLVEGKAIQLHPLTCTAFNADFDGDQMAVHVPLGNAAILEAQVLMLASHNILNPANGTPITVPSQDMVLGLYYITKGRKTDATRVVKGEGLAFYSAEEVIIAYNEKKIDLHAFIKVKANVKERDGSIVNKLIDTTVGRVLFNQHVPAEVGYINELLTKKSLRDIIGDVVKNTGMARAAQFLDDIKELGFKMAFQGGLSFNLKDINIPAEKVTLIDTASKQVEEVMNNYNMGFITNNERYNQIIDIWTRINNRLTANVMDILSNDNQGFNSVYMMLDSGARGSKEQIRQLAGMRGLMAKPQKSGSGGEIIENPILSNFKEGLSVLEYFISTHGARKGLADTALKTADAGYLTRRLHDVAQDMIVGMVDCGTLRGIFTTALKDNEDIVEPLYDRILGRTSLHDVHDPITNELLVSAGQDITEEIGKKIENSPLEGIEIRSVLTCESKRGVCALCYGRNLASGKRVQKGEAVGVIAAQSIGEPGTQLTLRTFHVGGTASNIAAESQLNAKFDGIIEFENVRTVEYVGEEGAVDVVLGRSGEFRIVEEGSNKVIVTNNIPYGSYLYVKDGSKVKRGDRICSWDPYNAVIISEFAGKAQFEAVIEGVTFREESDEQTGHREKVIIDTRDKTKNPSIQVVDNKGGLVKGYNIPVGAHIAVDEGEKLQTGQIIAKIPRSTGKTRDITGGLPRVTELFEARNPSNPAVVTEIDGVVTLGGVKRGNREITIESRDGQIKKYLVPLSKHILVQDNDFVKAGMPLSDGSISPSDILAIKGPAAVQEYLVNGIQEVYRLQGVKINDKHFEVIVHQMMQKVMIEDAGDTRFLEKEAVDSWDFMHENDEIFDKKVVVDPGDSNTLKAGQIVSLRRLRDENSQLKRKDLKLVEVRDAIAATSSPILQGITRASLGTKSFISAASFQETTKVLNEAAIAGKRDMMLGLKENVIVGHLIPSGTGLREYENIRVGSQEEFDRLIASKAEEVEA, from the coding sequence GGTCCGGTAAAAGACTATGAATGCCATTGCGGTAAATACAAACGTATACGTTACAAAGGTATCGTGTGCGACCGTTGCGGTGTTGAAGTTACCGAGAAAAAAGTACGTCGTGAGCGTATGGGCCACATCAATTTGGTGGTTCCTGTTGCGCACATCTGGTATTTCCGCTCGTTACCTAATAAAATTGGTTACCTGCTGGGTTTACCAACCAAAAAGCTTGACCTGATTATTTACTACGAACGTTATGTAGTAATTCAGCCGGGTATTAAAGAGGGCGACGGTATATCTGCAATGGACTTCCTTACTGAGGAAGAATACCTGGATATATTGGATACCTTACCAAAAGAGAACCAGTATCTTGATGATAAAGACCCTCAAAAATTTGTGGCCAAAATGGGCGCAGAGGCTTTAGAGGAATTATTGAAACGTATTGACCTGGATGATCTTTCATTCAAATTACGTCACCAGGCTGCTACCGAAACTTCTCAGCAACGTAAAAACGAAGCGTTAAAACGTCTTCAGGTTGTTGAAGCTTTCCGGGGTTCAAAAACACGCATTGAAAATAACCCTGAGTGGATGATCGTTAAGATCGTTCCGGTTATACCTCCTGAACTGCGTCCGTTAGTACCACTGGAAGGTGGCCGTTTTGCTACCTCGGATTTGAACGACCTTTACCGTCGTGTTATCATCCGTAACAACCGTTTAAAACGTTTGATCGAGATCAAAGCTCCAGAGGTAATTTTACGTAATGAGAAACGTATGTTGCAGGAAGCTGTTGACTCGTTATTTGATAACTCACGTAAAGTTAACGCGGTAAAAACTGAAGGTAACCGTGCTTTGAAGTCACTTTCAGACATACTGAAAGGTAAACAAGGCCGTTTCCGTCAAAACTTATTGGGTAAACGTGTTGACTACTCTGCACGTTCAGTAATTGTTGTAGGGCCTAATCTTAAACTGCATGAGTGTGGTTTACCGAAGGATATGGCTGCCGAGCTGTTCAAACCGTTTATCATTCGTAAAATGATTGAGCGTGGTGTGGTTAAAACGGTAAAATCTGCTAAGAAGATTGTTGACCGTAAAGACCCACTGGTTTGGGATATATTGGAGAACGTACTTAAAGGACACCCGGTATTATTAAACCGTGCACCTACGCTACACCGTTTGGGTATACAGGCATTCCAGCCTAAATTGGTTGAAGGCAAAGCTATCCAGTTGCACCCGTTAACCTGTACCGCATTCAACGCCGACTTTGACGGTGACCAGATGGCCGTTCACGTGCCGCTTGGTAACGCCGCAATTTTGGAAGCACAGGTGTTGATGCTTGCATCACACAATATTTTGAACCCTGCTAATGGTACGCCAATTACAGTACCTTCTCAGGACATGGTTTTGGGTCTTTACTACATTACTAAAGGCCGTAAAACAGATGCTACCCGCGTTGTAAAAGGCGAAGGTTTAGCTTTCTACTCTGCAGAAGAAGTTATCATCGCTTATAACGAGAAAAAAATTGACTTGCACGCTTTTATAAAAGTTAAAGCCAATGTTAAAGAACGCGATGGAAGCATTGTAAACAAATTGATTGATACTACTGTAGGCCGTGTGTTGTTTAACCAACATGTACCTGCCGAAGTTGGTTATATAAATGAGCTGTTGACCAAAAAATCACTTCGTGATATTATTGGTGATGTAGTAAAAAACACCGGTATGGCGCGCGCTGCCCAATTCCTTGATGATATTAAGGAATTAGGATTTAAGATGGCTTTTCAGGGTGGTTTGTCATTTAACCTTAAAGACATCAATATCCCTGCTGAGAAGGTAACCTTGATCGATACTGCTTCTAAGCAAGTAGAAGAGGTAATGAATAACTATAACATGGGTTTCATTACCAACAACGAACGTTACAACCAAATCATTGATATCTGGACACGTATCAACAATCGCTTAACCGCGAATGTGATGGATATTTTGAGTAATGATAACCAGGGCTTTAACTCTGTTTATATGATGCTTGACTCAGGTGCACGTGGTTCTAAAGAGCAGATTCGTCAGCTTGCAGGTATGCGTGGTTTGATGGCTAAGCCTCAAAAATCAGGTTCAGGTGGCGAGATCATTGAAAACCCTATCCTTTCTAACTTTAAAGAAGGCCTATCAGTATTAGAGTACTTTATCTCTACTCACGGTGCGCGTAAAGGTTTGGCGGATACGGCGTTGAAAACGGCCGATGCGGGTTACTTAACCCGTCGTTTACATGACGTTGCTCAAGACATGATTGTAGGTATGGTTGATTGCGGTACATTAAGAGGTATATTCACTACCGCGTTGAAAGACAACGAGGATATTGTTGAGCCACTATACGATCGTATTTTAGGCCGTACATCTTTACATGATGTTCATGACCCTATTACTAATGAATTATTAGTTTCTGCAGGTCAGGATATTACTGAAGAGATTGGCAAGAAAATAGAAAACTCTCCGCTTGAAGGCATCGAAATACGCTCAGTATTAACCTGCGAAAGCAAGCGTGGAGTGTGTGCATTGTGCTACGGCCGTAACCTTGCAAGCGGTAAACGCGTTCAAAAAGGCGAGGCTGTTGGTGTAATTGCTGCACAGTCAATTGGTGAGCCGGGTACACAGTTAACACTTCGTACCTTCCACGTGGGTGGTACCGCCTCAAACATTGCTGCTGAGTCTCAGTTGAACGCTAAATTTGATGGTATCATTGAGTTTGAAAACGTTCGTACCGTGGAGTACGTAGGTGAAGAAGGTGCTGTTGATGTAGTATTAGGCCGCTCAGGCGAGTTCCGGATTGTTGAAGAAGGAAGTAACAAAGTAATTGTTACCAACAACATTCCATACGGTTCATACCTGTACGTAAAAGATGGCAGCAAAGTAAAACGTGGCGACCGTATCTGTTCATGGGATCCGTACAATGCGGTTATTATCTCTGAATTTGCGGGTAAGGCGCAGTTTGAAGCTGTTATTGAAGGTGTAACTTTCCGTGAGGAGTCTGACGAGCAAACAGGTCACCGTGAAAAAGTTATTATTGATACACGCGATAAAACCAAGAACCCGTCTATCCAGGTTGTTGATAACAAAGGCGGTTTGGTTAAAGGTTATAACATTCCGGTAGGCGCGCACATAGCTGTTGACGAAGGTGAAAAACTACAAACCGGACAGATCATTGCTAAAATACCTCGTTCAACCGGTAAAACCCGAGATATTACAGGTGGTTTACCACGTGTAACCGAGTTGTTTGAAGCACGTAACCCGTCAAACCCTGCGGTAGTAACCGAAATTGATGGTGTGGTAACATTAGGTGGTGTGAAACGTGGTAACCGCGAGATCACTATCGAATCTCGTGATGGCCAGATTAAAAAATACCTGGTACCGCTTTCAAAACACATCCTTGTACAGGATAATGACTTTGTTAAAGCCGGTATGCCATTGTCTGACGGTTCAATATCTCCATCAGACATCCTTGCTATTAAAGGCCCTGCTGCCGTACAGGAATATCTTGTAAATGGTATTCAGGAAGTTTATCGCTTGCAGGGTGTGAAGATCAATGATAAGCACTTTGAGGTTATCGTTCACCAGATGATGCAGAAAGTTATGATCGAAGATGCGGGTGATACCCGTTTCTTAGAGAAAGAAGCTGTTGATAGCTGGGATTTCATGCACGAAAATGACGAGATATTTGACAAAAAGGTAGTAGTTGATCCGGGTGATTCAAATACACTTAAAGCTGGTCAGATAGTATCATTAAGAAGATTACGTGATGAGAACTCTCAATTAAAACGTAAAGATCTTAAACTTGTTGAGGTGCGTGATGCAATCGCTGCAACTTCAAGCCCTATTCTGCAAGGTATCACCAGAGCTTCGTTAGGTACCAAGTCATTCATCTCGGCTGCATCGTTCCAGGAAACTACAAAAGTACTGAACGAGGCTGCAATTGCCGGCAAACGAGACATGATGCTTGGCTTGAAAGAGAACGTGATCGTTGGTCACTTAATTCCTTCAGGTACAGGTTTACGCGAATACGAAAATATACGCGTAGGTTCTCAGGAAGAATTTGATCGTTTAATAGCATCAAAAGCCGAAGAAGTAGAAGCTTAA
- a CDS encoding polysaccharide biosynthesis/export family protein, whose protein sequence is MKHRNLVNHALLLLITTIFLGLCSCSSIKSVKYFADIPDSGKVIKTTQVPFIEPVIQTDDILTISIQSLDPKYTEILSKGALQSSAVANSSAVNSPGSMISGYLVDRSGNIEIPILGSVHVGGLTSEQARELLRSKAAAAGFKDVTVNLRYANFRITVYGEVNKPGTFSMSNEKVTIIDALGLAGDLTIYGRRDNVLLQRQNPDGTREFVRINLNKSDILHSPYYYLRQNDYIYVEPIRTKAVASDAILSRGISITTTVISFVISVLVVIIAKK, encoded by the coding sequence ATGAAACACAGAAATCTAGTAAATCATGCCTTGTTATTGTTGATCACAACAATTTTTTTAGGCCTATGCTCCTGCTCATCAATAAAAAGCGTAAAATACTTTGCTGATATACCCGATTCGGGAAAGGTAATAAAAACCACGCAGGTGCCTTTTATTGAGCCGGTAATTCAAACTGATGACATTCTTACTATAAGTATTCAAAGTTTAGATCCAAAATATACAGAGATATTATCAAAAGGTGCGCTCCAAAGTTCAGCAGTTGCTAATAGTTCGGCAGTAAATTCTCCTGGTTCAATGATCTCAGGTTACCTGGTTGACAGAAGCGGCAATATTGAAATACCTATATTAGGTAGTGTTCATGTCGGTGGCTTAACCAGCGAGCAAGCCCGTGAGTTGCTTAGAAGTAAAGCTGCTGCAGCAGGTTTTAAAGATGTTACTGTTAACCTTCGTTATGCTAACTTTAGAATTACAGTGTATGGTGAAGTTAACAAACCGGGTACTTTCTCTATGTCTAACGAGAAGGTAACTATTATTGATGCGTTGGGTTTAGCAGGCGATTTAACGATTTATGGCCGACGTGATAACGTGTTGTTGCAAAGGCAAAATCCTGACGGTACCCGTGAGTTTGTACGTATTAACTTAAACAAAAGCGACATCCTGCATTCTCCCTATTATTACCTTCGTCAGAACGACTATATTTACGTAGAGCCGATAAGAACAAAGGCAGTAGCATCTGATGCTATATTAAGCAGAGGTATATCAATTACAACTACCGTTATATCGTTTGTGATATCAGTGCTGGTGGTGATCATAGCAAAAAAATAA